Proteins from one Escherichia coli genomic window:
- the ybcH gene encoding DUF4434 family protein, giving the protein MRKFIFVLLTLLLVSPFSFAMKGIIWQPQNRDSQVTDTQWQGLMSQLRLQGFDTLVLQWTRYGDAFTQPEQRALLFKRAAVAQQAGLKLIVGLNADPEFFMHQKQSSAALESYLNRLLAADLQQARLWSAAPGVTPDGWYISAEIDDLNWRSEAARQPLLTWLNNAQRLISDVSAKPVYISSFFAGNMSPDGYRQLLEHVKATGVNVWVQDGSGVDKLTAEQRERYLQASADCQSSAPASGIVYELFVAGKGKTFTAKPKPDAEIASLLAKRSSCGKDTLYFSLRYLPVAHGILEY; this is encoded by the coding sequence ATGCGTAAGTTCATTTTCGTATTGCTGACACTGCTTTTGGTCAGCCCTTTTTCCTTTGCGATGAAAGGTATTATCTGGCAACCACAAAACCGTGATAGTCAGGTTACCGATACCCAGTGGCAGGGGCTGATGAGTCAGTTACGTTTGCAAGGCTTCGATACCCTGGTTTTGCAATGGACCCGTTACGGCGATGCATTCACCCAGCCAGAACAGCGCGCGTTATTGTTTAAGCGTGCCGCAGTTGCGCAACAGGCTGGCCTGAAGCTGATTGTCGGGCTGAACGCCGATCCGGAATTTTTTATGCACCAGAAACAGTCGTCCGCGGCGCTGGAAAGCTATCTTAATCGCCTGCTGGCTGCCGATCTCCAGCAAGCCAGATTATGGAGCGCCGCGCCTGGCGTAACGCCGGATGGCTGGTACATCAGCGCGGAAATTGACGACCTGAACTGGCGCAGCGAAGCCGCCCGTCAGCCCTTGCTAACGTGGTTAAACAATGCGCAGCGGCTGATTAGCGATGTTTCGGCAAAACCGGTTTATATCAGTAGTTTTTTCGCCGGAAATATGTCGCCCGATGGCTATCGCCAACTGCTGGAACACGTTAAAGCAACCGGCGTTAATGTCTGGGTTCAGGATGGCAGCGGCGTGGATAAACTTACCGCTGAACAGCGTGAACGTTATCTACAGGCCAGCGCCGATTGCCAAAGTTCCGCCCCTGCCAGCGGCATTGTTTATGAACTGTTTGTCGCCGGTAAAGGCAAAACCTTTACCGCGAAACCGAAGCCAGACGCAGAAATTGCCTCACTGTTAGCGAAACGTTCCTCTTGCGGTAAAGACACGCTCTATTTCTCTCTGCGCTATTTGCCCGTCGCGCACGGCATTCTCGAGTATTAA
- the nrfB gene encoding cyclic di-3',5'-guanylate-activated glycosyltransferase NrfB produces the protein MDWLLDVFATWLYGLKVIAITLAVIMFISGLDDFFIDVVYWVRRIKRKLSVYRRYPRMSYRELYKPDEKPLAIMVPAWNETGVIGNMAELAATTLDYENYHIFVGTYPNDPDTQRDVDEVCARFPNVHKVVCARPGPTSKADCLNNVLDAITQFERSANFAFAGFILHDAEDVISPMELRLFNYLVERKDLIQIPVYPFEREWTHFTSMTYIDEFSELHGKDVPVREALAGQVPSAGVGTCFSRRAVTALLADGDGIAFDVQSLTEDYDIGFRLKEKGMTEIFVRFPVVDEAKEREQRKFLQHARTSNMICVREYFPDTFSTAVRQKSRWIIGIVFQGFKTHKWTSSLTLNYFLWRDRKGAISNFVSFLAMLVMIQLLLLLAYESFWPDAWHFLSIFSGSAWLMTLLWLNFGLMVNRIVQRVIFVTGYYGLTQGLLSVLRLFWGNLINFMANWRALKQVLQHGDPRRVAWDKTTHDFPSVTGDTRSLRPLGQILLENQVITEEQLDTALRNRVEGLRLGGSMLMQGLISAEQLAQALAEQNGVAWESIDAWQIPSSLIAAMPASVALHYAVLPLRLENDELIVGSEDGIDPVSLAALTRKVGRKVRYVIVLRGQIVTGLRHWYARRRGHDPRAMLYNAVQHQWLTEQQAGEIWRQYVPHQFLFAEILTTLGHINRSAINVLLLRHERSSLPLGKFLVTEGVISQETLDRVLTIQRELQVSMQSLLLKAGLNTEQVAQLESENEGE, from the coding sequence GTGGACTGGCTTCTTGATGTTTTTGCAACCTGGCTATATGGCTTAAAAGTAATCGCGATAACGTTAGCGGTCATCATGTTCATCAGCGGGCTGGACGATTTTTTTATTGATGTCGTCTACTGGGTACGCCGCATTAAACGCAAGTTGAGTGTTTATCGCCGCTACCCGCGAATGAGTTACCGCGAACTGTATAAACCAGATGAAAAACCGTTAGCGATTATGGTTCCGGCGTGGAATGAAACGGGCGTCATCGGCAATATGGCCGAGCTGGCGGCGACCACGCTCGACTATGAAAACTATCATATCTTTGTTGGCACCTACCCCAACGACCCCGATACTCAGCGTGATGTTGACGAAGTGTGCGCTCGCTTCCCAAACGTGCATAAGGTAGTCTGCGCGCGTCCTGGCCCCACCAGCAAAGCCGACTGCCTGAACAACGTGCTGGACGCCATCACCCAGTTTGAGCGTAGCGCCAATTTCGCTTTTGCTGGTTTTATTCTGCATGACGCCGAAGACGTAATTTCACCGATGGAATTGCGTCTGTTCAACTATCTGGTCGAGCGTAAAGATCTGATTCAGATCCCGGTATACCCATTCGAACGCGAATGGACGCACTTCACCAGCATGACTTACATTGATGAGTTTTCAGAACTGCATGGCAAAGATGTTCCGGTGCGTGAAGCCCTCGCCGGACAGGTGCCCAGCGCAGGCGTCGGTACTTGTTTCAGCCGCCGCGCCGTGACCGCACTGTTAGCTGACGGTGACGGTATTGCTTTCGACGTGCAGAGTCTTACTGAAGATTACGACATTGGTTTCCGCCTGAAAGAAAAAGGTATGACGGAAATTTTTGTCCGTTTTCCGGTGGTGGACGAAGCCAAAGAACGCGAGCAGCGTAAATTTTTACAGCACGCGCGGACGTCAAACATGATCTGCGTGCGCGAATATTTCCCCGATACCTTTTCGACGGCGGTTCGACAAAAATCTCGCTGGATCATCGGCATTGTTTTCCAGGGCTTTAAAACCCATAAATGGACCTCCAGCCTGACACTCAACTACTTTCTCTGGCGTGACCGCAAAGGGGCAATCAGTAACTTTGTCAGCTTCCTCGCGATGCTGGTGATGATCCAGCTTTTGCTGTTGCTGGCGTATGAAAGTTTCTGGCCCGATGCCTGGCATTTCCTTTCTATTTTTAGCGGCAGCGCATGGTTAATGACCCTGCTGTGGCTAAACTTTGGCCTGATGGTTAACCGTATCGTACAGCGGGTGATTTTCGTCACTGGCTACTACGGCCTGACGCAGGGGCTGCTATCTGTCCTGCGTCTTTTCTGGGGCAACCTGATTAACTTCATGGCCAACTGGCGCGCGTTAAAACAGGTACTTCAACACGGCGATCCACGTCGCGTCGCGTGGGATAAAACAACGCATGACTTCCCCAGCGTCACTGGCGATACCCGCTCGTTGCGCCCGTTAGGTCAAATTCTGCTGGAAAATCAGGTCATCACTGAAGAACAACTCGATACAGCACTGCGTAATCGCGTCGAAGGTCTACGCCTGGGCGGTTCAATGCTGATGCAGGGGCTGATTAGCGCCGAGCAACTGGCACAGGCGCTGGCAGAGCAAAACGGCGTGGCGTGGGAATCTATCGATGCCTGGCAGATCCCTTCTTCGCTGATTGCCGCGATGCCGGCCTCCGTGGCGCTGCATTATGCGGTGCTACCGCTGCGTCTGGAAAATGATGAGTTAATTGTCGGCAGTGAAGATGGTATTGACCCGGTTTCGCTGGCAGCCCTGACGCGTAAAGTTGGACGCAAAGTGCGTTACGTCATTGTTCTGCGAGGACAAATTGTCACCGGATTACGTCACTGGTATGCACGTCGACGCGGTCACGATCCACGGGCAATGTTGTACAATGCGGTTCAGCATCAGTGGCTCACGGAACAACAGGCCGGTGAAATCTGGCGGCAGTATGTGCCGCATCAGTTCCTGTTCGCCGAAATACTGACCACGCTCGGTCATATTAATCGTTCAGCAATTAACGTGTTGTTATTGCGCCATGAACGCAGTTCTCTGCCGCTCGGCAAGTTTTTGGTCACCGAAGGCGTTATCAGCCAGGAAACGTTGGATCGCGTCCTGACAATTCAACGCGAATTACAAGTTTCGATGCAATCACTATTACTCAAAGCAGGTTTAAACACAGAACAGGTTGCGCAACTGGAGTCCGAAAATGAAGGAGAATAA
- the sfmF gene encoding fimbria assembly protein, producing MRRVIFSCFCGLLWSSSGWAADPLGTININLHGNVVDFSCTVNTADVDKTVDLGRWPTTQLLTAGDTTALVPFSLRLEGCPPGSVAILFTGTPASDTNLLALDDPAMAQTVAIELRKSDRSRLALGEASPTEEVDANGNVTLNFFANYRALASGVQPGVAKADAIFMINYN from the coding sequence ATGAGAAGAGTAATCTTTAGCTGTTTCTGCGGGCTACTGTGGAGTTCCAGTGGCTGGGCAGCTGACCCTTTAGGAACGATTAATATCAATTTGCACGGTAACGTTGTTGATTTCTCCTGTACCGTAAACACAGCGGATGTTGATAAGACGGTAGATTTAGGCAGATGGCCTACGACACAACTACTGACCGCTGGCGATACCACGGCACTCGTCCCTTTTAGCCTGCGGCTGGAGGGATGTCCTCCGGGTTCAGTCGCGATTTTATTTACGGGAACGCCGGCATCCGATACCAACCTGCTGGCCCTGGACGATCCCGCAATGGCACAAACCGTCGCTATCGAATTACGCAAGAGCGATCGCTCCCGGCTTGCGCTGGGCGAGGCGAGCCCGACTGAGGAGGTAGATGCAAATGGCAATGTAACGCTAAACTTTTTTGCCAATTATCGAGCGTTAGCCAGCGGTGTCCAACCAGGTGTGGCGAAAGCGGATGCGATATTTATGATCAATTATAATTAA
- the nfrA gene encoding bacteriophage adsorption protein NfrA — translation MKENNLNRVIGWSGLLLTSLLSTSALADNIGTSAEELGLSDYRHFVIYPRLDKALKAQKNNDEATAIREFEYIHQQVPDNIPLTLYLAEAYRHFGHDDRARLLLEDQLKRHPGDARLERSLAAIPVEVKNVTTVEELLAQQKACDAAPTLRCRSEVGQNALRLAQLPVARAQLNDATFAASTEGKTLRTDLLQRAIYLKQWSQADTLYNEARQQNTLSAAERRQWFDVLLAGQLDDRILALQSQGIFTDPQSYITYATALAYRGEKARLQHYLIENKPLFTTDAQEKSWLYLLSKYSANPVQALANYTVQFADNRQYVVGATLPVLLKEGQYDAAQKLLATLPANEMLEERYTVSVATHNKAEALRLARLLYQQEPTNLTRLDQLTWQLMQNEQSREAADLLLQRYPFQGDARVSQTLMTRLASLLESHPYLATPAKVAILSKPLPLAEQRQWQSQLPGIADNCPAIVRLLGDMSPSYDAAAWNRLAKCYRDTLPGVALYAWLQAEQRQPNAWQHRAVAYQAYQVEDYATALAAWQKISLHDMSNEDLLAAANTAQAAGNGAARDRWLQQAEQRGLGNNALYWWLHAQRYIPGQPELALNDLTRSINIAPSANAYVARATIYRQRHNVPAAVSDLRAALELEPNNSNTQAALGYALWDSGDIAQSREMLEQAHKGLPDDPALIRQLAYVNQRLDDMPATQHYARLVIDDIDNQALITPLTPEQNQQRFNFRRLHEEVGRSWTFSFDSSIGLRSGAMSTANNNVGGAAPGKSYRSYGQLEAEYRIGRNMLLEGDLLSVYSRVFADTGENGVMMPVKNPMSGTGLRWKPLRDQIFFLAVEQQLPLNGQNGASDTMLRASASFFNGGKYSDEWHPNGSGWFAQNLYLDAAQYVRQDIQAWTADYRVSWHQKVANGQTIEPYAHVQDNGYRDKGTQGAQLGGVGVRWNIWTGETHYDAWPHKVSLGVEYQHTFKAINQRNGERNNAFLTIGVHW, via the coding sequence ATGAAGGAGAATAACCTTAATCGCGTCATCGGATGGTCTGGTTTACTGCTGACGTCTTTATTGAGTACCAGCGCACTCGCAGACAATATCGGCACCAGCGCAGAAGAGCTGGGGCTGAGCGATTATCGCCATTTTGTTATTTATCCCCGTCTCGATAAGGCGCTGAAGGCACAGAAAAATAACGACGAAGCAACCGCCATCCGCGAATTTGAATATATACACCAGCAGGTGCCGGATAATATTCCGCTGACTTTATACCTTGCGGAAGCCTATCGCCATTTTGGTCATGATGACCGGGCGCGGCTGTTGCTTGAGGATCAACTGAAACGTCACCCAGGAGATGCCCGACTTGAGCGCAGTCTGGCGGCTATTCCAGTTGAAGTGAAAAACGTTACGACTGTTGAAGAACTGCTTGCCCAGCAAAAAGCGTGCGACGCTGCGCCGACCCTGCGTTGTCGCAGTGAAGTCGGGCAGAATGCCCTGCGGCTGGCACAATTACCTGTCGCCAGAGCGCAACTGAACGATGCGACGTTTGCTGCATCGACGGAAGGAAAAACGCTGCGAACCGATCTGCTGCAACGCGCAATCTACCTGAAACAATGGTCCCAAGCAGATACGCTATACAATGAAGCACGCCAGCAGAACACATTAAGCGCGGCAGAACGCCGTCAGTGGTTTGACGTGCTTCTTGCCGGGCAGCTGGATGATCGGATCCTGGCGCTGCAATCACAGGGGATCTTCACCGATCCGCAGTCATATATTACTTACGCGACCGCGCTGGCTTATCGTGGCGAGAAAGCACGCCTCCAGCATTATCTCATTGAAAATAAGCCGCTGTTTACCACGGACGCACAAGAGAAAAGTTGGCTCTATCTGTTATCTAAATACAGCGCCAACCCCGTTCAGGCGTTGGCGAATTATACGGTACAGTTTGCCGATAACCGCCAGTATGTTGTTGGCGCGACGCTACCGGTGCTGTTAAAAGAAGGTCAGTACGACGCAGCGCAAAAACTGCTCGCCACCCTCCCCGCCAATGAAATGCTTGAGGAGCGTTATACCGTTAGCGTAGCGACCCATAACAAGGCTGAAGCTCTGCGTCTGGCACGATTGCTGTATCAGCAAGAACCGACAAATCTTACCCGCCTGGATCAACTGACCTGGCAACTGATGCAGAACGAGCAGTCACGCGAAGCTGCCGATTTGTTGCTGCAACGCTATCCCTTCCAGGGCGATGCGCGCGTCAGCCAGACTTTAATGACGCGACTGGCGTCTCTGCTGGAAAGTCATCCTTACCTGGCAACTCCGGCGAAGGTGGCGATTTTATCGAAACCCTTACCGCTGGCGGAGCAACGTCAGTGGCAAAGTCAGTTGCCGGGTATTGCAGATAATTGCCCGGCAATAGTTCGCTTGCTGGGCGATATGTCGCCTTCCTACGATGCCGCCGCCTGGAACCGTCTGGCAAAGTGTTATCGGGACACGCTACCCGGTGTGGCGTTGTATGCATGGCTTCAGGCCGAACAACGGCAACCGAACGCCTGGCAACATCGTGCGGTAGCCTATCAGGCGTATCAGGTTGAGGATTACGCCACCGCACTGGCGGCCTGGCAGAAAATCAGTCTTCACGACATGAGCAATGAGGATCTGCTTGCTGCTGCCAATACCGCCCAGGCGGCAGGAAATGGTGCGGCTCGCGATCGCTGGCTTCAGCAGGCAGAACAACGTGGGCTGGGAAACAATGCCCTCTACTGGTGGCTGCATGCGCAACGTTACATTCCTGGTCAGCCGGAACTCGCACTGAACGATCTCACGCGCTCAATCAATATTGCGCCTTCTGCCAACGCTTACGTTGCGCGGGCGACAATTTATCGCCAACGTCATAATGTCCCGGCGGCGGTGAGTGATTTGCGCGCCGCTCTGGAACTGGAACCGAATAATAGCAACACCCAGGCAGCGCTCGGTTACGCCTTGTGGGATAGCGGTGATATCGCACAGTCGCGGGAAATGCTCGAACAGGCGCATAAAGGGCTACCGGACGATCCGGCACTTATCCGACAACTGGCCTACGTGAACCAGCGTCTGGATGACATGCCTGCGACGCAGCACTATGCCCGGCTGGTGATTGATGACATTGATAATCAGGCGCTGATAACCCCACTGACCCCAGAGCAAAATCAGCAACGCTTCAATTTCCGCCGTCTGCATGAGGAGGTCGGTCGTAGCTGGACGTTCAGTTTCGATTCTTCTATCGGCTTGCGTTCCGGCGCAATGAGTACCGCTAACAATAATGTCGGCGGCGCAGCGCCAGGGAAAAGCTATCGTAGCTACGGGCAACTGGAAGCCGAGTACCGCATCGGACGCAATATGCTGCTGGAAGGCGACCTGCTCTCGGTTTACAGCCGTGTATTTGCCGATACCGGAGAAAACGGGGTGATGATGCCGGTGAAAAATCCGATGTCCGGCACCGGTCTGCGCTGGAAGCCGCTGCGCGATCAGATCTTTTTCCTCGCCGTCGAACAGCAGTTGCCGCTGAACGGGCAAAATGGCGCATCCGATACCATGCTGCGCGCCAGCGCCTCATTCTTTAATGGCGGCAAATACAGCGACGAATGGCACCCGAACGGTTCAGGCTGGTTTGCCCAAAACCTGTACCTCGATGCGGCGCAATATGTCCGCCAGGATATTCAGGCGTGGACGGCAGATTATCGCGTAAGCTGGCATCAGAAGGTGGCGAACGGACAGACTATTGAGCCTTACGCTCACGTTCAGGACAACGGCTATCGGGATAAAGGCACTCAGGGCGCGCAGCTTGGCGGTGTCGGGGTCCGCTGGAATATCTGGACCGGCGAGACGCACTACGACGCCTGGCCGCACAAAGTCAGTCTCGGCGTCGAGTATCAACATACCTTTAAGGCGATTAATCAACGTAACGGAGAGCGCAACAACGCGTTTCTCACCATTGGAGTGCACTGGTAA
- a CDS encoding SMI1/KNR4 family protein has translation MEKIIEQIKPFWTKYDSLSEKDMMLLESNFTHRFPEDMKEFFLWSNGGAGKFHNIYISLWPLDEIKELNDGYLINHYLGEQFMAFGSDGGPICFLLDYRNPEHTRISSVNFGDLDIAEVKQIAISFDVFLELAGNGEIISNNL, from the coding sequence GTGGAAAAAATCATAGAACAGATAAAACCATTCTGGACAAAATATGATTCTTTGTCAGAAAAAGATATGATGTTGTTAGAGTCCAATTTCACGCATCGTTTTCCAGAAGATATGAAAGAGTTTTTTCTGTGGTCTAACGGTGGAGCAGGTAAATTTCACAATATTTACATTTCCTTGTGGCCATTAGACGAAATCAAGGAATTAAATGATGGTTATTTAATCAATCATTATCTAGGTGAACAGTTCATGGCTTTTGGTTCTGATGGTGGGCCGATATGTTTTTTACTGGATTATCGTAATCCAGAACACACCAGAATATCTTCCGTAAATTTTGGTGACCTGGATATAGCTGAAGTAAAACAAATAGCAATTTCATTCGATGTTTTTTTAGAGTTGGCAGGAAATGGAGAAATTATAAGTAATAATTTATAA
- the fimZ gene encoding fimbria biosynthesis transcriptional regulator FimZ yields the protein MKPTSVIIMDTHPIIRMSIEVLLQKNSELQIVLKTDDYRITIDYLRTRPVDLIIMDIDLPGTDGFTFLKRIKQIQSTVKVLFLSSKSECFYAGRAIQAGANGFVSKCNDQNDIFHAVQMILSGYTFFPSETLNYIKSNKCSTNNSTATVLSNREVTILRYLVSGLSNKEIADKLLLSNKTISAHKSNIYGKLGLHSIVELIDYAKLYELI from the coding sequence ATGAAACCAACGTCGGTGATCATTATGGATACTCATCCTATCATCAGAATGTCTATTGAAGTTCTGTTGCAAAAAAACAGTGAATTGCAGATTGTCCTGAAAACGGATGATTACCGCATAACCATCGATTATCTCCGAACCCGTCCTGTTGATTTAATCATTATGGATATAGACTTGCCCGGTACAGACGGTTTTACCTTCCTGAAAAGAATCAAACAAATCCAGAGTACGGTGAAGGTATTATTTTTATCATCAAAATCAGAATGCTTTTATGCGGGCAGAGCGATACAAGCGGGTGCTAACGGTTTTGTCAGTAAATGCAATGATCAGAATGATATTTTTCATGCCGTTCAGATGATTCTCTCTGGATACACTTTTTTCCCCAGTGAAACGCTCAACTATATAAAAAGTAATAAATGCAGCACCAATAATTCAACAGCTACGGTGCTATCTAATCGTGAAGTGACTATATTACGCTATCTGGTTAGCGGATTATCTAATAAAGAAATTGCCGACAAACTATTACTTAGCAATAAAACAATTAGTGCGCATAAATCTAATATTTATGGCAAACTCGGTTTGCATTCAATTGTAGAACTTATCGACTACGCCAAATTATATGAATTAATATAA
- the cusS gene encoding Cu(+)/Ag(+) sensor histidine kinase CusS has product MASKPFQRPFSLATRLTFFISLATIAAFFVFAWIMIHSVKVHFAEQDINDLKEISATFKRVLNHPEETQARRLMTLEDIVSGYSNMLISLADSHGKTVYHSPGAPDIREFARDAIPDKDARSGEVYLLSGPTMMMPGHGHGHMEHSNWRMINLPVGPLVDGKPIYTLYIALSIDFHLHYINDLMNKLIMTASIISILIVFIVLLAVHKGHAPIRSVSRQIQNITSKDLDVRLDPQTVPIELEQLVLSFNHMIERIEDVFTRQSNFSADIAHEIRTPITNLITQTEIALSQSRSQKELEDVLYSNLEELTRMAKMVSDMLFLAQADNNQLIPEKKMLNLADEVGKVFDFFEALAEDRGVALRFVGDKCQVAGDPLMLRRALSNLLSNALRYTPPGEAIVVRCQTVDHQVQVTVENPGTPIAPEHLPRLFDRFYRVDPSRQRKGEGSGIGLAIVKSIVVAHKGTVAVTSDARGTRFVIGLPERE; this is encoded by the coding sequence ATGGCCAGTAAGCCGTTTCAGCGCCCGTTTTCGCTGGCAACCCGCCTGACCTTTTTTATCAGCCTTGCCACCATTGCAGCGTTTTTCGTCTTTGCCTGGATCATGATCCACTCGGTAAAAGTGCATTTTGCCGAGCAGGATATTAATGATTTAAAAGAGATTAGCGCCACATTCAAGCGCGTTCTTAATCATCCCGAAGAGACACAAGCCCGACGCTTAATGACGCTGGAAGATATCGTCAGTGGTTATTCCAACATGTTGATTTCTCTGGCAGATAGCCACGGTAAAACGGTGTATCACTCCCCCGGTGCGCCGGATATCCGCGAGTTTGCACGTGATGCCATACCCGATAAAGACGCTCGGAGCGGCGAGGTGTATCTCCTTTCCGGCCCGACAATGATGATGCCAGGCCACGGTCACGGGCATATGGAACACAGCAACTGGCGGATGATTAACTTGCCGGTTGGCCCGTTGGTGGACGGCAAACCGATTTATACGCTCTACATCGCGCTGTCTATCGATTTTCATCTTCATTACATTAATGATTTGATGAATAAACTTATTATGACAGCATCGATCATCAGCATCCTGATCGTCTTTATCGTGCTGTTGGCGGTACATAAAGGCCACGCGCCAATTCGCAGCGTCAGCCGTCAAATCCAGAACATTACCTCGAAAGATCTCGACGTTCGCCTCGATCCACAGACCGTGCCCATTGAACTGGAACAACTGGTGCTGTCGTTCAACCATATGATCGAGCGTATCGAGGATGTCTTTACCCGCCAGTCCAATTTCTCAGCGGATATCGCCCACGAAATTCGCACGCCGATTACGAATCTCATAACGCAAACGGAAATCGCCCTCAGCCAGTCGCGCAGCCAGAAGGAGCTGGAAGATGTGCTCTACTCTAATCTCGAAGAGCTGACGCGAATGGCGAAAATGGTCAGCGATATGCTGTTTCTCGCTCAGGCCGATAACAACCAGTTAATCCCCGAAAAGAAAATGCTCAACCTGGCGGATGAAGTTGGCAAAGTGTTCGATTTTTTCGAGGCGTTAGCGGAAGATCGCGGCGTAGCACTACGGTTTGTTGGCGACAAATGTCAGGTTGCGGGCGATCCGCTGATGCTGCGCCGGGCGCTAAGCAACCTGCTTTCTAACGCCCTGCGTTATACGCCGCCCGGAGAGGCAATTGTAGTGCGCTGCCAGACGGTCGATCACCAGGTGCAAGTTACCGTCGAAAACCCCGGTACGCCCATTGCGCCCGAGCACTTACCGCGTTTGTTTGACCGTTTCTACCGCGTTGATCCTTCCCGCCAGCGAAAAGGTGAAGGTAGCGGCATTGGGCTGGCGATAGTGAAATCGATTGTTGTCGCGCATAAAGGCACGGTTGCGGTAACGTCAGATGCGCGGGGGACAAGGTTTGTTATCGGGCTACCGGAGAGGGAGTGA
- the envY gene encoding DNA-binding transcriptional regulator EnvY: protein MQLSSSEPCVVILTEKEVEVSVNNHATFTLPKNYLAAFACNNNVIELSTLNHVLITHINRNIINDYLLFLNKNLTCVKPWSRLATPVIACHSRTPEVFRLAANHSKQQPSKPCEAELTRALLFTVLSNFLEQSRFIALLMYILRSSVRDSVCRIIQSDIQHYWNLRIVASSLCLSPSLLKKKLKNENTSYSQIVTECRMRYAVQMLLMDNKNITQVAQLCGYSSTSYFISVFKAFYGLTPLNYLAKQRQKVMW from the coding sequence ATGCAATTGAGCAGCAGTGAACCTTGCGTGGTGATCCTGACCGAAAAAGAGGTAGAGGTAAGCGTCAATAACCATGCCACGTTTACCCTTCCGAAAAATTACCTGGCCGCCTTCGCGTGCAACAATAACGTCATTGAACTCTCAACGTTAAATCACGTATTAATCACCCACATCAACCGTAACATCATCAACGATTATCTGTTGTTTTTAAATAAGAACTTAACCTGTGTAAAGCCCTGGTCGCGGCTGGCTACCCCGGTTATCGCTTGTCATAGCCGTACACCGGAAGTGTTCCGGCTAGCCGCCAACCACAGCAAGCAGCAACCCAGCAAACCCTGCGAAGCGGAGTTGACGCGCGCATTGCTTTTTACCGTATTGTCTAACTTTCTTGAGCAATCGCGGTTTATTGCCCTACTGATGTATATCTTACGCAGCAGCGTCCGCGACAGCGTCTGCCGCATTATTCAAAGCGATATTCAGCATTACTGGAATCTGCGAATTGTCGCCAGTTCGCTCTGTTTAAGCCCCAGCCTGCTCAAAAAGAAATTAAAAAACGAAAATACCAGCTATAGCCAGATTGTCACAGAGTGTCGTATGCGTTACGCCGTACAGATGTTATTGATGGATAACAAAAATATCACTCAGGTAGCGCAATTATGTGGCTATAGCAGCACGTCGTACTTTATCTCTGTTTTTAAGGCGTTTTACGGCCTGACACCGTTGAATTATCTCGCCAAACAGCGACAAAAAGTGATGTGGTGA